The genomic stretch GGCCGCCGCTCTTCATACGGGCAGGGTTATGGGCGAAACCTTCGATCTCAGGGGCAAGCGGGTATTCGTGGCCGGGCATCGCGGCATGGTCGGTTCGGCCATCGTGCGCAGGCTGGCTGCCGAGGATTGCGAGATCCTGACGGCGACGCGCGCCGAGCTTGATCTCCTGGATCAGGCTGGTGTGCGGCGCTGGATGGCCGATCGTCGGCCGGATGCCGTGGTGATGGCGGCGGCCAAGGTCGGCGGCATCCTGGCGAATGATCGGTTTCCGGCCGATTTCCTGTATGACAATGTCGTCGTGCAGACCAATCTCATCGAGGGGGCCTTTCGCGCCGAAGTGGGCAAATTCCTGTTCCTCGGTTCGTCCTGCATCTATCCGAAATTCGCGCCGCAGCCGATTTCCGAGGACGCCCTGCTGACTGGTGCGCTCGAACCAACCAATGAATGGTATGCGATCGCCAAGATCGCCGGGCTGAAACTATGCCAGGCCTACCGGCGCCAATACGGCGTCGACTACATCTCTGCGATGCCAACCAATCTTTACGGTCCAGGTGACAATTTCCATCTTGAATCCAGTCACGTCGTACCCGCGTTGATGCGCAAGGCACATGAAGCCAAGCTGGCCGGTCGCAAGACGCTGACAGTGTGGGGAACGGGCACGCCGATGCGTGAGTTCCTGTATGTCGACGATGCGGCCGATGCCCTGATCTGCCTGCTTAAAACCTACAGCAGCGACAGCCATGTCAATGTCGGCTCGGGTCAGGATATCACCATTGCCGAATTGGCCAGAACGGTCGCCTCGATCGTCGGCGGAGACGTGGAGATTGTGTTCGATACGACCAAGCCGGACGGCACACCGCGCAAGCTGCTGGACGTGACGCGGCTGTTTGCCACCGGCTGGCGCCCGCGCTATTCGCTGCGCAAGGGACTGGAACAGACAAATGAATGGTTTCTCCGCCACGTTGAAAAGGGCGATGTCCGGCTCGGAGCCGCGTGACGACAGATCGATGTTGATTGTCGCCAACAGGATCGACGGGCTCGGCGGCCGCCTGTTTGCTATGGCCAACGCCAAGTCCCTTGCCGACCGACTCGGCTACCGGTTTGGCTTCACCTGGAACAGCAGGGATATCACCGACC from Mesorhizobium sp. NZP2077 encodes the following:
- a CDS encoding GDP-L-fucose synthase — translated: MGETFDLRGKRVFVAGHRGMVGSAIVRRLAAEDCEILTATRAELDLLDQAGVRRWMADRRPDAVVMAAAKVGGILANDRFPADFLYDNVVVQTNLIEGAFRAEVGKFLFLGSSCIYPKFAPQPISEDALLTGALEPTNEWYAIAKIAGLKLCQAYRRQYGVDYISAMPTNLYGPGDNFHLESSHVVPALMRKAHEAKLAGRKTLTVWGTGTPMREFLYVDDAADALICLLKTYSSDSHVNVGSGQDITIAELARTVASIVGGDVEIVFDTTKPDGTPRKLLDVTRLFATGWRPRYSLRKGLEQTNEWFLRHVEKGDVRLGAA